A genome region from Thermoanaerobacterium xylanolyticum LX-11 includes the following:
- a CDS encoding GntR family transcriptional regulator, producing the protein MKVEFNEKMPIYIQIMDMIKRDIVTKKLNGGDKLPSVREMAESLKVNPNTVQRAYQELERENVTYTQRGMGTFITENTEKLASLKREMAKEIVESFVTGMRSLGFNSNEILEIIKEYLKEEVN; encoded by the coding sequence ATGAAAGTCGAATTCAATGAAAAAATGCCTATTTATATCCAGATTATGGATATGATAAAGAGGGACATAGTCACAAAAAAATTAAATGGAGGAGATAAATTGCCTTCTGTAAGAGAGATGGCCGAAAGCCTTAAAGTGAATCCAAATACTGTTCAAAGAGCTTATCAAGAACTTGAAAGGGAAAACGTCACATATACACAAAGAGGCATGGGAACATTTATAACCGAAAATACCGAAAAGCTTGCATCATTAAAAAGAGAAATGGCGAAAGAGATAGTTGAGTCATTTGTAACAGGGATGAGAAGCTTAGGATTCAATTCAAATGAAATACTCGAAATTATTAAGGAATATCTTAAAGAGGAGGTCAACTGA
- a CDS encoding ABC transporter ATP-binding protein yields MGLILKTANLTKNYYSKKALKGINIELEEGKILGLLGPNGSGKTTFIKIAAGILRPTSGEILIDGQEPGIYTKSIVSYLPDINYLYRWMKIRDAINFFKDFYADFDIEKSKRLLDFMMLNENDKVTSLSKGMLEKLHLTLVLSRNAKLYIFDEPLGGIDPNTREKIIDAIIDNIREDSSMIISTHLVRDIERLFDDVAFISDGEIILKGNAEELRMERNKSIDEIFREVYE; encoded by the coding sequence ATGGGGTTAATTTTAAAAACGGCAAACCTTACTAAAAATTATTACAGCAAAAAGGCATTAAAAGGAATTAATATTGAGTTGGAAGAAGGTAAAATATTAGGCCTTTTAGGTCCTAACGGCAGTGGAAAAACGACATTTATAAAGATTGCAGCAGGCATATTAAGGCCCACATCTGGTGAAATATTAATTGACGGTCAGGAACCAGGTATCTATACAAAATCAATTGTATCGTATCTACCTGATATAAATTATCTTTATAGATGGATGAAGATTAGAGATGCGATAAATTTCTTCAAAGATTTTTACGCAGATTTTGACATTGAAAAGTCAAAAAGATTGCTGGATTTTATGATGCTGAATGAAAATGATAAAGTAACGTCACTTTCAAAAGGAATGCTTGAAAAATTGCATCTCACACTTGTGCTTTCAAGAAATGCGAAACTATATATTTTTGATGAACCACTTGGGGGAATAGATCCTAATACAAGGGAAAAGATAATTGACGCAATAATTGATAATATCCGCGAAGATAGTTCAATGATTATATCTACACACCTTGTAAGAGATATTGAAAGGCTTTTTGACGATGTGGCATTTATCTCAGATGGTGAAATTATTTTAAAAGGAAATGCCGAAGAATTAAGGATGGAAAGAAATAAATCTATTGATGAAATCTTCAGGGAGGTGTATGAATAA
- a CDS encoding ABC transporter permease, protein MIKLIKYEFLGRYKYYLGFLAALILLNIYFIAKNNTWSHGLPLVVSFMAGFACFVAVLISGVMLYQRDMYGNTGYLLFTLPQRGFDIAFSKLIISIIEFTLFITVSGVMAFINLLYVNEAKVFIDAVLQHKIFILYIFISTLLSFIALLILSYFSITISKIAFYNKKSGKVLSIVLFLIIFYVIGKINGLLINLFPYNLNINLFSGIAQRSDNFALSFAVFPINVASFVFQTLVYIGLFTLTSYLIDKKIDL, encoded by the coding sequence ATGATTAAACTAATAAAGTATGAGTTTTTAGGAAGGTATAAATATTATCTTGGATTTTTGGCTGCCTTGATTTTATTGAATATATACTTTATAGCAAAAAATAATACATGGTCACATGGCTTGCCACTCGTTGTATCTTTTATGGCTGGATTTGCCTGCTTTGTAGCCGTGCTTATATCAGGAGTGATGTTGTATCAGAGAGATATGTACGGCAATACAGGATATCTTTTGTTTACACTGCCACAAAGAGGTTTTGACATAGCTTTTTCAAAGCTAATTATATCGATCATTGAATTCACATTGTTTATAACAGTATCTGGAGTGATGGCATTTATAAATCTATTATATGTGAATGAAGCTAAAGTGTTTATAGATGCAGTACTTCAACATAAAATTTTTATACTTTATATATTTATATCTACTTTATTGAGTTTTATTGCTTTATTGATTTTGTCGTATTTTTCTATCACAATCAGCAAGATAGCGTTTTATAACAAAAAATCTGGTAAAGTTTTGTCAATAGTTCTATTTCTGATTATTTTCTATGTAATCGGTAAAATTAATGGTCTTCTCATTAATTTATTTCCATACAATTTAAATATAAATCTATTTTCAGGAATTGCACAAAGAAGCGATAATTTTGCTTTGTCTTTTGCGGTTTTCCCGATAAATGTAGCAAGCTTTGTTTTCCAAACACTTGTATATATAGGTTTATTCACTCTGACATCGTATCTTATTGACAAAAAAATAGATCTATAA
- a CDS encoding DDE transposase family protein, with the protein MNKSYLKQMLIYFSKIYHLGEKINTLKDKRAKSSVKISTVTFVVLFGFMLQIRSFNRLEHWLKKGKFKKVLPKKTKIPRIDTIRRVLSNFDLDGLNELNNSIIKTSTKNKVFRKGTIDGLKVVAIDGVELFESTNKCCDNCLTRVQKDGITHYFHRSVICATVGSDPHLIIGQEMLEPKRDASDKDEGEITAGKRLIRKLHKEFHHFADIIVADALYCKSTWIKEVLSIGMDAVVRVKDERLNIVKDVLGLFKCREADKEWTFKKKSNNYIKIKAWDEDNFQMPNSDIEVRFIKFIEEIHSSILGKSICFK; encoded by the coding sequence ATGAACAAAAGTTATTTAAAACAAATGCTTATTTACTTCTCTAAGATATACCATCTTGGAGAAAAAATCAATACCCTAAAAGATAAAAGAGCAAAATCTTCAGTAAAAATTTCAACAGTTACCTTTGTAGTATTATTTGGATTTATGCTTCAAATAAGGAGTTTTAATAGGTTGGAACATTGGCTTAAAAAAGGTAAATTTAAAAAAGTATTACCTAAAAAGACTAAAATTCCTCGTATTGACACTATTAGGCGTGTTTTAAGTAATTTTGATTTAGATGGCTTAAATGAACTTAATAATAGTATAATCAAGACAAGTACAAAAAATAAGGTTTTTAGAAAAGGAACTATAGATGGACTAAAAGTTGTTGCAATAGATGGTGTAGAGTTATTTGAAAGCACTAATAAGTGCTGTGATAATTGTCTTACACGAGTCCAAAAGGACGGGATTACTCATTACTTTCATAGGTCAGTAATATGTGCAACTGTAGGTTCTGATCCACATCTTATCATAGGTCAGGAAATGCTTGAACCAAAAAGAGATGCTTCAGATAAAGACGAAGGAGAAATCACAGCAGGCAAGCGTCTAATTAGAAAATTGCATAAAGAATTTCATCATTTTGCAGACATTATAGTAGCTGATGCATTATATTGCAAATCTACTTGGATTAAAGAAGTATTATCAATAGGGATGGATGCAGTAGTAAGGGTTAAAGATGAAAGACTTAATATAGTTAAGGATGTACTTGGTTTATTCAAGTGTCGAGAAGCAGATAAAGAATGGACTTTTAAGAAAAAAAGTAACAATTATATTAAAATAAAGGCCTGGGACGAAGACAATTTTCAAATGCCTAATTCCGACATAGAAGTAAGGTTTATAAAATTTATAGAGGAGATACATAGCTCAATTTTAGGGAAAAGCATATGCTTCAAATAG
- a CDS encoding TatD family hydrolase has product MIIDSHAHLEDEKYDEDRENVIKRCKDELTLLINVGSSIEASKKSIELAKSNDFIYAAIGIHPEYSQKEINDIGVIEELLSQEKVVAIGEIGLDYYYGDPPVEYQKQCFIEQIRLAKKYNLPIVIHDRDAHGDVLDIVKKEWTSSLRGAFHSYSGSSEMAFQLIEMNFYISLGGPVTFKNAKRAVDVAMKIPIEKLLIETDSPYLTPMPYRGKRNEPTNVKYVAQKIAEIKNMTFDEVCDITASNALELFKISPSNL; this is encoded by the coding sequence ATGATTATAGATTCACATGCACACCTGGAAGATGAAAAGTATGATGAAGATAGGGAAAATGTTATAAAAAGATGTAAAGATGAGCTTACATTATTGATAAATGTAGGATCCAGCATTGAGGCATCAAAAAAATCGATTGAGCTTGCTAAAAGTAACGATTTTATATATGCCGCCATTGGAATTCACCCTGAGTATTCGCAAAAAGAAATAAACGACATTGGTGTTATTGAGGAATTGTTATCACAAGAAAAAGTTGTTGCTATAGGAGAGATAGGACTTGACTATTATTACGGCGATCCGCCAGTTGAATACCAAAAGCAGTGCTTCATAGAACAGATAAGGCTTGCAAAGAAATATAATTTGCCTATTGTAATCCACGACAGGGATGCACATGGCGATGTGCTTGATATTGTTAAAAAAGAATGGACAAGCAGTTTAAGAGGGGCTTTTCACAGCTATTCTGGTAGCAGCGAGATGGCATTTCAGTTGATTGAGATGAACTTCTACATTTCATTAGGAGGACCAGTTACATTTAAAAATGCAAAAAGGGCTGTTGATGTGGCTATGAAAATACCAATAGAAAAATTGCTTATTGAGACAGATAGCCCATATTTGACACCTATGCCTTATAGAGGTAAAAGAAATGAGCCTACTAATGTAAAATACGTGGCACAAAAGATTGCTGAAATAAAGAATATGACATTTGATGAGGTTTGTGATATAACAGCATCTAACGCCTTAGAGCTATTTAAAATAAGTCCAAGTAATTTATAG
- a CDS encoding G5 domain-containing protein → MDASNRRIWPGAFTELIKKPVGILILAALVILLVGTTVYVNLKKQVTITDNGKTVAVTTFKSSVKDLLAEKNIKLRKEDEVTPSIDSKLKNGMKVSIKRAYPMVIHVDGKDITIYTVKPTLKDVLAQGKIILSPIDKISTPLDSKTYSGMNVTITRVNEKVITQDEDIAFNVQTIQNDNMIRGQTLVVQEGQNGKREKTIKITYEDGKEVSRQVIKDVVVQNPITKIVQVGTLGLLTTSRGETYRYREMKIMDATGYDAPPGSLTYSGATVGRGIIAVDPRVIPLGTRLYVEGYGPGVAADIGEAIKGNIIDLFFTSYREACNWGRRTVRVYILK, encoded by the coding sequence ATGGATGCAAGCAACCGAAGAATTTGGCCGGGTGCATTTACTGAGCTTATCAAAAAACCGGTTGGAATTCTGATATTGGCTGCATTGGTCATTTTGTTAGTAGGTACAACTGTATACGTTAACTTGAAAAAACAGGTGACAATCACAGATAACGGAAAAACAGTTGCTGTGACCACTTTTAAAAGCAGTGTAAAAGACTTATTGGCGGAGAAAAATATAAAGCTTAGAAAAGAAGACGAAGTTACACCATCGATAGATTCGAAGCTGAAAAATGGAATGAAAGTTAGCATTAAAAGAGCCTACCCCATGGTAATTCACGTTGATGGAAAAGATATTACAATATACACAGTAAAACCAACATTAAAAGATGTATTAGCTCAAGGAAAAATCATACTAAGTCCCATCGATAAAATTAGCACTCCTTTAGATAGCAAAACATATAGTGGAATGAATGTCACAATTACCAGAGTAAATGAAAAAGTAATAACTCAAGATGAAGATATAGCTTTTAACGTTCAAACAATCCAAAATGACAATATGATAAGAGGTCAGACTTTAGTTGTGCAAGAAGGTCAAAACGGAAAGCGAGAAAAGACGATAAAAATTACATATGAAGATGGGAAAGAAGTATCAAGGCAAGTTATAAAAGATGTCGTAGTACAAAATCCCATAACAAAGATAGTGCAGGTAGGCACATTGGGGCTTTTGACTACGTCAAGGGGAGAAACCTACAGATATAGAGAGATGAAAATAATGGATGCGACAGGGTATGATGCACCGCCTGGATCCCTAACGTATTCTGGTGCTACAGTCGGGCGTGGTATCATTGCGGTTGACCCGAGAGTAATACCTTTAGGTACAAGACTTTATGTTGAGGGGTATGGTCCTGGGGTTGCAGCAGATATTGGGGAAGCGATAAAAGGCAATATCATCGATTTGTTCTTTACATCGTATAGAGAAGCGTGTAATTGGGGAAGACGAACTGTTAGAGTTTATATACTTAAGTAG
- the rsmA gene encoding 16S rRNA (adenine(1518)-N(6)/adenine(1519)-N(6))-dimethyltransferase RsmA → MKVKGFNTKKRLGQNFIFDEGILSKIVDLSGITKNDNVIEIGAGLGTLTRKILEKANMVVSYEIDKEAYEILKADFKGRDNLIVLNDDIMKVDLRETVDAYFGGEKCKVVANLPYYITSPIIMKLLESRLMKDITIMVQKEVAERICAKPGGKDYGVLTVAVNYYSKPEILLNLPPEVFSPKPKVSSSLIKLHVLDKPSVFVKDEKLFFRIVKSSFGQRRKVITNSLKSLSIDQSIIADALTKCGIDLKQRGETLSIEKFAELANTIYDMKM, encoded by the coding sequence ATGAAAGTAAAAGGATTCAATACAAAGAAAAGACTTGGACAAAACTTTATTTTTGATGAAGGCATACTATCAAAAATAGTTGATTTATCAGGCATAACAAAAAATGATAATGTGATAGAAATAGGCGCAGGTTTAGGTACTTTGACCAGAAAAATATTAGAGAAGGCTAATATGGTAGTGTCTTATGAGATAGACAAAGAAGCTTATGAAATACTTAAGGCAGATTTTAAAGGACGTGATAATCTAATCGTATTAAATGACGATATAATGAAAGTTGATTTAAGAGAAACCGTAGATGCGTATTTTGGAGGGGAAAAGTGTAAAGTCGTTGCAAACCTGCCTTATTACATAACATCACCTATAATAATGAAACTTTTAGAGTCCCGCTTGATGAAAGACATAACTATAATGGTGCAGAAAGAGGTGGCGGAGAGGATATGTGCAAAGCCAGGTGGCAAAGATTATGGCGTATTGACAGTAGCAGTAAACTATTACTCAAAGCCGGAGATACTGTTAAATCTTCCTCCGGAAGTATTTTCACCTAAGCCAAAAGTAAGTTCATCGCTTATAAAATTACATGTCCTTGATAAGCCATCTGTATTTGTGAAAGACGAAAAACTTTTTTTTAGAATAGTAAAATCATCATTTGGACAGAGAAGAAAAGTAATAACAAATTCTTTAAAATCCCTTAGCATTGATCAATCAATAATTGCAGATGCCTTGACAAAATGTGGCATAGACTTAAAACAAAGAGGAGAGACTCTTTCAATAGAAAAGTTTGCTGAGCTTGCAAACACCATTTATGATATGAAGATGTAA
- a CDS encoding HPr family phosphocarrier protein: MKEFQISLNSIDKVKNFVEKMSKYPFDIDIVSGRYVIDAKSIMGIFSLNLENLLTVIPHTDDEEALSKFSDDIKEYMK, translated from the coding sequence ATGAAGGAGTTTCAAATTTCTTTAAATTCAATTGATAAGGTCAAAAATTTTGTAGAGAAGATGTCAAAATACCCTTTTGATATTGACATTGTATCAGGTCGCTATGTCATAGACGCAAAGTCCATAATGGGGATTTTCAGTCTAAACCTCGAAAACTTGCTTACGGTTATACCACACACAGACGATGAAGAAGCACTATCTAAGTTTTCCGATGACATAAAAGAATACATGAAGTAA
- a CDS encoding Mrp/NBP35 family ATP-binding protein — protein sequence MITKEQILNVLKDVFDPEIGRSIVDLNMVDNINIDGSTVTVDIKLTIKGCPLQNTIKEDVINKLKSLDGVDDVVVNMGAMTEEERQKLANSMNQGKVPVFEKTRVIAIGSGKGGVGKSTVSANLAVALGKLGYKVGLIDADVLGFSIPRLLGIVGERPYALDENTILPIEKYGIKVISMGNFADEDTPLIWRGPLLGGVLEQFMNDVYWGELDYMIIDLPPGTGDVPLTIMQKVPEQKFLLVTTPQASASHVAGRIAYMAQKVNIELIGIAENMSYFECPDCHKKYNIFGEGETDRLAKELNTEVLVKIPIDIKIREKSDIGLPISFINEPQAKYYLELAKKVSEKVKPISL from the coding sequence TTGATTACAAAAGAACAAATTTTAAATGTACTAAAAGATGTTTTTGATCCTGAAATAGGAAGAAGCATCGTCGACCTTAATATGGTTGATAATATCAATATAGATGGCAGCACAGTCACAGTTGACATAAAATTGACGATCAAAGGCTGCCCGCTTCAAAACACCATAAAGGAAGATGTCATAAATAAGCTTAAAAGCTTAGATGGTGTTGATGATGTGGTCGTCAACATGGGAGCCATGACAGAAGAAGAAAGGCAAAAGCTTGCAAATAGCATGAATCAAGGGAAAGTGCCTGTATTCGAAAAGACCCGTGTTATCGCGATTGGAAGCGGCAAAGGCGGCGTTGGCAAGTCTACGGTTTCTGCAAATCTTGCTGTTGCTTTAGGAAAGTTAGGCTACAAAGTTGGCTTAATTGATGCTGATGTTTTAGGTTTCAGCATACCTCGCTTATTAGGCATAGTTGGCGAAAGGCCCTATGCATTAGATGAAAACACGATACTGCCGATAGAGAAGTACGGCATTAAGGTCATTTCAATGGGCAATTTCGCTGATGAAGATACGCCGCTTATATGGAGAGGGCCGCTTTTAGGAGGCGTCCTTGAGCAGTTTATGAATGATGTTTACTGGGGAGAACTTGACTATATGATAATTGACTTGCCACCAGGCACTGGGGATGTACCTCTTACAATAATGCAGAAAGTACCTGAGCAGAAATTTTTGCTTGTTACGACCCCACAAGCATCTGCTTCACATGTGGCAGGAAGGATTGCATATATGGCTCAGAAGGTAAATATAGAGCTTATAGGAATAGCTGAAAATATGTCGTACTTTGAGTGCCCTGATTGCCATAAAAAGTACAATATATTTGGAGAAGGCGAAACAGACAGACTTGCAAAAGAGCTTAATACAGAAGTTCTTGTGAAGATTCCTATTGACATAAAGATACGCGAAAAAAGCGATATTGGCTTACCTATATCTTTTATAAACGAGCCACAAGCAAAATACTATTTAGAACTGGCTAAAAAAGTGTCAGAAAAAGTAAAGCCTATTAGCTTATAA
- a CDS encoding AAA family ATPase, whose translation MVKEILIGISIALVIFAAILGIDITPIVIVGMMIFALSFLLESRGLISSSGKVVNPDTSVSFDDIGGQNTAISELKEALDFVINRDKIRKMGIRPLKGILLSGPPGTGKTLLAKAAAKYTDSSYVATSGSEFIEMYAGVGAQRVRKLFESAKALAKKEQKNSAIIFIDEIDILGAKRGTNESHHEYDQTLNQLLVEMDGIKSDNDINILVVAATNRPDMLDPALLRPGRFDRQVTVDLPDKSGRLQILKIHTRNKLLDENVNLEAIAEDTFGFSGAHLESLCNEAAILAMRDGSSKIMQKHLQEAVDKVILGEKTDKKPTEDEILRVSIHEAGHAIIGELVNPNSVATVTIVPRGKALGFVRQTEKDDTFIYTKEQLEHEIMVALGGTAAELLVLNSRSTGSANDFEQAVDIAKKIVYTGLSSLGIISKDDISGDKVNEEVNKIIKEQEEKVKELLKDKIDVLNEISSILVKEETISGEYLRRILNGETAQKAC comes from the coding sequence ATGGTTAAAGAAATACTCATCGGTATTTCAATTGCTTTAGTGATTTTTGCTGCTATATTGGGCATCGATATAACTCCTATTGTGATAGTAGGAATGATGATTTTTGCTTTAAGCTTCTTGTTAGAAAGCAGAGGGCTTATAAGCTCGTCAGGAAAAGTAGTAAACCCTGACACAAGCGTGTCTTTTGATGACATAGGCGGTCAAAACACAGCTATATCAGAGTTAAAGGAAGCATTGGATTTTGTAATAAATAGGGATAAAATTAGAAAAATGGGCATAAGGCCACTTAAAGGAATACTTTTAAGTGGACCTCCAGGAACAGGCAAAACACTCCTTGCCAAAGCTGCTGCTAAGTATACTGACTCTAGCTATGTAGCTACATCTGGCAGTGAATTTATAGAGATGTACGCAGGTGTCGGTGCACAGAGGGTCAGAAAGCTTTTTGAATCAGCAAAAGCATTGGCGAAAAAGGAACAAAAAAATAGCGCGATAATTTTTATAGATGAAATAGACATACTTGGGGCAAAAAGAGGTACAAACGAAAGTCACCATGAGTACGATCAGACACTAAACCAGCTTCTTGTTGAGATGGATGGCATAAAAAGCGATAATGATATAAATATTCTTGTAGTGGCGGCTACAAATAGGCCTGATATGTTAGATCCCGCACTATTAAGGCCGGGAAGGTTTGACAGACAGGTGACAGTAGACCTTCCTGACAAAAGCGGTAGACTGCAGATATTGAAGATTCATACAAGAAACAAGCTTTTAGATGAAAATGTGAATTTAGAGGCAATTGCAGAAGATACCTTTGGCTTTTCGGGAGCTCATCTGGAAAGCTTGTGCAACGAAGCGGCTATATTGGCCATGAGGGATGGTTCATCTAAGATAATGCAAAAGCATTTGCAGGAAGCGGTTGACAAAGTCATACTTGGCGAAAAGACAGACAAAAAGCCTACAGAAGATGAGATACTAAGAGTATCGATACATGAGGCAGGACATGCAATAATCGGAGAACTGGTCAATCCTAATTCTGTGGCTACTGTAACGATAGTGCCAAGAGGTAAGGCTTTAGGCTTTGTAAGGCAGACTGAGAAAGACGATACGTTTATATACACGAAAGAACAGTTGGAGCACGAAATAATGGTGGCACTTGGTGGAACGGCTGCGGAGCTTCTCGTTCTAAACAGCAGAAGTACAGGTTCTGCCAACGATTTTGAGCAGGCAGTGGACATCGCAAAGAAAATAGTTTATACAGGGCTTTCAAGCTTGGGCATCATCAGTAAAGACGACATATCAGGAGATAAGGTAAATGAGGAAGTAAATAAAATAATAAAGGAGCAGGAAGAAAAGGTGAAAGAGCTTTTGAAGGACAAAATAGATGTGTTAAACGAAATATCAAGTATATTAGTTAAAGAAGAAACGATATCTGGTGAGTATTTAAGAAGGATATTGAATGGAGAAACTGCACAAAAAGCATGCTGA
- a CDS encoding NADH-quinone oxidoreductase subunit 5 family protein, translated as MASDLVLISIIVPIVMSLITITIGKASARKVFVLATLLIVFLSSLAIFKTVNLPAVIGTSYYGIIDKLIKVGDYVLLLYTLYVSFKVKEPKIAIFSILQILPLAYFELFVLKEQEVSAFYIDNLSIIMNLVVSIVGPIIALYAFGYMDHHEKEEKLVKSRQSRFFAVILLFFGAMNGIIFSNNLMWLYFFWEITSLSSFLLISHDKTEVAIKNASRALWINMFGGFSLLVGIIILYKYTGMITLDAVLKSDTSYILLIPVAFMVLGAFTKSAQMPFQSWLLGAMVAPTPVSALLHSSTMVKAAIYLILRLAPTFRGTTLSGFIALYGAFTFIATSILALSQSNGKKILAYSTIANLGLMISSIGINTSSAITAAILLLIFHAVSKALLFLCVGTIEQNIGSRDIEDMKGLITKMPVTTIITFIGILSLMIAPFGMLLSKWMAIEAASRNLLVALLLILGSAITVMYYTRWIGNILSEGHNSKFFVEKQPSTIKFALYSLVTIAIVLSLAVTQLFNAIVKPEINMLKMSISVKAASGYLESNLGGFSIYPVFFAIGLAVILAFLTIRNSRDIVETKPYEAGLNYDDSNNGYDVKNYYLPSIINEEKLTKYMNYISFILILAVFGGILL; from the coding sequence ATGGCAAGTGATCTGGTTTTAATAAGCATTATTGTTCCAATTGTAATGAGCTTGATAACAATTACAATTGGTAAGGCTTCAGCGAGAAAGGTATTTGTTTTGGCTACACTGCTTATAGTATTTTTAAGTTCATTGGCAATTTTTAAAACTGTCAATTTACCGGCGGTGATTGGAACATCGTATTATGGAATCATCGATAAATTGATAAAAGTTGGTGATTATGTACTTTTGCTTTATACCCTTTATGTATCATTTAAGGTTAAAGAGCCTAAGATAGCGATTTTTTCAATATTGCAGATATTGCCTCTTGCGTATTTTGAACTGTTTGTACTAAAAGAGCAAGAAGTAAGTGCATTTTACATCGACAATCTTTCAATAATAATGAATTTGGTTGTTTCGATAGTAGGACCTATAATAGCTTTGTACGCTTTTGGCTACATGGATCATCATGAAAAAGAAGAGAAATTAGTTAAATCAAGGCAATCGAGATTTTTTGCAGTCATACTCTTGTTCTTTGGAGCAATGAATGGCATAATATTCTCCAATAATCTGATGTGGCTGTATTTCTTCTGGGAGATAACTTCTCTGTCATCTTTCCTGCTTATTTCCCACGATAAGACAGAAGTGGCAATCAAAAATGCATCAAGAGCCTTGTGGATTAACATGTTTGGTGGATTTTCACTATTGGTTGGAATCATAATTCTATACAAATATACTGGCATGATAACATTAGATGCTGTTTTGAAATCTGATACATCGTATATTTTATTGATACCTGTGGCTTTTATGGTATTGGGTGCATTTACAAAGTCTGCTCAGATGCCGTTCCAAAGTTGGCTTTTAGGTGCTATGGTGGCACCGACACCGGTATCGGCACTTTTGCACTCAAGCACGATGGTGAAAGCTGCTATATACCTTATCTTGAGATTAGCTCCTACATTTAGGGGGACGACGTTAAGTGGATTTATAGCACTGTATGGTGCTTTCACATTTATTGCTACGTCTATATTAGCTTTAAGTCAAAGCAATGGAAAGAAAATACTTGCGTATTCCACAATTGCCAATTTAGGATTGATGATATCCAGCATAGGTATCAATACTTCCAGCGCTATAACAGCGGCAATTTTGCTTTTAATATTCCATGCAGTGTCAAAGGCTCTTTTGTTCCTGTGCGTTGGCACAATTGAACAAAATATCGGCAGCCGCGACATCGAGGACATGAAAGGGCTTATTACAAAAATGCCTGTTACAACAATCATAACTTTTATAGGCATTTTGTCGTTGATGATTGCACCGTTTGGCATGCTTTTAAGCAAATGGATGGCAATAGAAGCGGCATCGAGAAATCTACTTGTCGCACTGCTTTTGATATTAGGTAGCGCTATAACAGTCATGTACTACACCAGGTGGATAGGCAATATCTTGTCAGAAGGGCATAACAGCAAATTTTTCGTAGAAAAGCAGCCGTCAACAATAAAGTTTGCTTTATACAGTTTAGTTACGATAGCGATTGTATTGAGCTTGGCTGTGACGCAGCTTTTTAATGCAATTGTAAAGCCTGAAATAAACATGCTTAAGATGTCTATTTCCGTAAAAGCTGCATCAGGATACCTTGAAAGCAATCTTGGCGGTTTTTCCATATATCCAGTGTTTTTCGCTATAGGCTTAGCTGTCATCTTGGCATTCTTGACAATAAGGAATTCACGTGACATAGTAGAGACAAAGCCGTACGAAGCTGGACTTAATTATGATGATTCAAACAACGGCTATGATGTAAAAAATTATTATCTTCCAAGCATAATAAATGAAGAGAAGTTGACGAAGTACATGAACTACATCTCATTTATTTTGATACTGGCGGTTTTCGGAGGGATATTGCTATGA